From the genome of Macrobrachium nipponense isolate FS-2020 chromosome 43, ASM1510439v2, whole genome shotgun sequence, one region includes:
- the LOC135213682 gene encoding protein FAM114A2-like, whose amino-acid sequence MSSESDDDFQSADEGSELEDFQSPHPQQPALPQPVKSETTYSSAEDEDDGEDEEIPPPIKSAEKESSLEPHDLKDKDKESGTSEDTSLIGSLRNLSLQVNEQLTLGKSSLNTVDDEREHEESDMSDDAEPLECSFETFPTALTSNSTYQSEDVEGKITDTHVEDGGDQAEDQMTNAKRTTEPLSALDTFKETTENTEVTKDFKEIQNKKCLQELKNEQSVTVKESVHVVEKVVDVKSEVSVSESKELVRSESLEAVSSENVDEKNKSDESQPASQKSKPIRESKIGLKKPREKLGERLGARKLGSRIEKKPMEGLGCETIKQVDPFSDGKSVTHSGPEEVNVSCKIEKSEDSLWEQEGRWQQAQKPSDSQNQKVDESKENGSDWGSSWGNWGTTLISAASTLSQEVGRGVGTLMDTVEGSLGVPDPETLAKEVAEREKEYKSHVKVQEQTRDKNENDSVDETNKSRDKNTDEGNTRTDFGLVGFSSLGSLVSGVSGVFETASNKVLMGGLDTLEVIGRKAMDVIQEGDPGLRKKRAFLANAKPNLSAALQEARHRAAEEEKHQQEGGYGKDGKISQHKATFDQAWETTEGCVHIEALSLVARQCESKMSSMLQSMPHYLTERIQSANADIRNACELEEECTLEDDFISRVEDIMPLTGLPVQPQKICNAWRSLEETVSLIKEADVVDGPTAEQELFMALAALVAQLAAVLHKGAELALITPGADPINVASQFKELSSAMCGGIENTADNVCGIITTGTSAADPQINNTITNIYLQSANGNSYIRQCMTHLTSVLQYSNTKQMAADL is encoded by the exons ATGTCATCTGAAAGTGATGATGATTTCCAGTCTGCCGATGAAGGGTCAGAGCTAGAGGATTTTCAAAGTCCTCATCCCCAGCAACCTGCTTTACCCCAGCCAGTGAAGTCTGAAACAACATATTCATCTGCTGAAGATGAGGATGATGGGGAAGATGAGGAAATTCCACCACCCATCAAATCTGCAGAAAAAGAGTCATCTTTGGAACCACATGATCTTAAGGATAAGGATAAGGAAAGTGGTACATCGGAGGATACATCTTTAATAGGATCGCTGAGAAATTTAAGTCTTCAAGTGAATGAACAATTGACTCTTGGAAAAAGTTCTTTAAATACTGTAGATGATGAGAGAGAACATGAGGAATCAGATATGTCCGATGATGCAGAACCTCTGGAGTGCAGCTTTGAAACGTTTCCAACAGCTTTAACCAGTAATAGCACATATCAATCTGAAGACGTTGAAGGGAAAATTACTGACACTCATGTTGAAGATGGTGGAGATCAAGCAGAGGATCAGATGACTAATGCAAAGAGAACTACTGAGCCATTAAGTGCCTTAGATACATTTAAAGAAACAACAGAAAATACAGAAGTGACAAAGGATTTCAAggaaattcaaaataagaaatgTTTGCAAGAACTTAAAAACGAACAATCGGTGACAGTAAAGGAGTCAGTTCATGTTGTAGAAAAAGTAGTAGATGTGAAGTCTGAAGTTTCTGTGAGTGAATCTAAAGAGCTTGTCAGATCTGAAAGTCTGGAGGCAGTTTCATCAGAGAATGTTGACGAGAAAAATAAATCTGATGAATCACAGCCTGCATCTCAAAAATCTAAACCTATTAGAGAGTCAAAAATTGGCTTGAAAAAACCCAGAGAAAAGTTGGGAGAGCGACTAGGTGCCCGAAAGTTAGGTTCAAGAATAGAAAAGAAGCCAATGGAAGGTTTGGGCTGTGAAACTATCAAGCAAGTAGACCCATTTAGTGATGGGAAGTCTGTCACTCATTCAGGCCCTGAAGAGGTCAACGTCTCTTGTAAAATTGAAAAGTCAGAGGATAGTTTATGGGAACAAGAAGGCAGGTGGCAGCAAGCACAAAAGCCTAGTGATAGTCAGAATCAGAAAGTG gatgaaagtaaagaaaatggcAGTGATTGGGGCAGCTCTTGGGGTAACTGGGGGACAACCCTGATCAGTGCAGCTTCCACGTTATCTCAGGAAGTTGGCCGGGGGGTTGGTACTCTTATGGATACTGTTGAAGGTAGTTTGGGAGTTCCAGACCCGGAGACACTGGCAAAAGAAGTAGCTGAACGAGAGAAAGAGTACAAGTCACATGTGAAGGTACAAGAACAAACCagagacaaaaatgaaaatgattcagtagatgaaacaaacaaaagtagag ATAAAAACACTGATGAGGGGAATACCAGGACAGATTTTGGCCTGGTTGGGTTTTCTTCCCTTGGGTCATTAGTATCGGGAGTCTCAGGTGTTTTTGAAACTGCCAGCAACAAG GTCTTGATGGGAGGTTTGGATACCTTGGAGGTGATTGGACGTAAAGCAATGGATGTCATTCAAGAAGGTGATCCTGGATTGAGAaagaaaagagccttccttgcaAATGCAAAACCTAATTTATCAGCG gccTTACAGGAGGCCCGGCATcgagcagcagaagaagaaaaacaccaaCAGGAAGGAGGCTATGGAAAAGATGGCAAGATTTCACAACATAAAGCTACTTTTGACCAAGCTTGGGAAACCACTGAAGGCTGTGTTCATATTGAAGCACTTTCTTTAGTAGCAAGACAGTGCGAATCCAAAATGTCATCCATGTTGCAGAGTATGCCTCACTATCTCACAGAAAGAATCCAGTCTGCAAATGCTGATATTAGG AATGCATGTGAACTAGAAGAGGAATGTACGCTGGAAGATGATTTCATTTCCCGTGTAGAAGATATCATGCCCCTGACAGGTTTGCCAGTTCAGCCGCAAAAAATTTGTAAT GCATGGAGGTCTCTTGAGGAAACTGTGTCGTTAATTAAGGAAGCTGATGTTGTTGATGGACCAACAGCTGAGCAAGAACTGTTTATGGCTTTGGCAGCTCTTGTGGCGCAGCTTGCTGCTGTTCTCCATAAAGGAGCTGAATTGGCTCTTATCACTCCAGGAGCAGATCCTATCAATGTTGCATCGCAGTTCAAAGA ACTCAGCAGTGCCATGTGTGGTGGGATAGAAAATACAGCAGATAATGTTTGTGGTATAATCACTACAGGAACCTCTGCTGCTGATCCACAGATCAATAACACTATTACcaacatttatttacaa tcAGCAAATGGTAACAGCTATATACGACAGTGCATGACACATCTAACTTCAGTGTTGCAGTACTCCAACACAAAGCAAATGGCAGCTGATTTGTAG